The genomic window CATCCCCTATGCAGCCCTAGGAGCGTTGCTGATCCCCGGGGCGCTACGGGCCACTCCCGAGTTGCCAGTGGCAGGTTGGACCGGTATGGGGGTCGCCCTCCTCCTTGCCTGGCACAAGGGAGGCCTGGTAGTGCCGGTGTTGTCCTCGGTGATGGTCGCCTTCCTGATACTGTGGGGCTGGGGGCTTTGACCATTAGACCCCGCCGTAAGCCCCTGGGTTTCAGTCCGAGGGGATAAGGCGGTTTGCTCGATTTCGGTTTGGGGTTGTCGANNNNNNNNNNTACTGCCGAATTATGCTAATGTATCTACGGAAGGACAAGACCACCATGGACTATGTGCGAGATGAGCACCGTGTACACCTTATCCTCTACCATGTTGTCTTCTGTCCAAAGCAGCGGAAGCCCGTAATCGTAGGGTCAACAGCTCAAGAGTGTGAGGCTCTTATTCGCCAGAAGTGCGCCGATAATGGTTAGGATGTCGTCGCCCCGGCAGTTATGCCAGAGCATGTGCACCTGTTCGTTCGAGTTTGGCCTACCACCTCCGTCGAAGATGTAGTCAAAGCAGTCAAAGGCGTTACATCTCATGAGCTCCGCGCGAACCACCCATCCCTACTCAAGCTACCGTCACTTTGGACCCGGAGCTACTCTGCCGCCAGCGTGGGCAGTGTCTCTCAGGAA from Bacillota bacterium includes these protein-coding regions:
- a CDS encoding AzlD domain-containing protein — encoded protein: MRIWLLVISMAAVTYLPRLVPLVALSGQRMPKPLRRFLLNIPYAALGALLIPGALRATPELPVAGWTGMGVALLLAWHKGGLVVPVLSSVMVAFLILWGWGL